In Raphanus sativus cultivar WK10039 chromosome 5, ASM80110v3, whole genome shotgun sequence, the following proteins share a genomic window:
- the LOC108857925 gene encoding probable acyl-CoA dehydrogenase IBR3, with translation MGSSTGDLVTRVQSAHLFDHDALFRYAADNVSGFPTNPSQFTISQFGHGQSNPTFLIAVGSGSSTKRYVLRKKPPGKLLQSAHAVDREFQVLKALGEHTQVPVPKVFCLCTDPTVIGTAFYIMEFMEGRIFIDPKLPNVAPGRRSAIYRATAKALASLHSADVDAIGLAKYGRRANYCQRQIDRWFKQYLASTSEGKPERNPKMFELVDWLRKSIPTEDSTGATSGLVHGDFRIDNLVFHPSEDRVIGILDWELSTLGNQMCDVAYSCMHYIVNVQLDKEHVGDGLETTGLPEGLLSMPEFLLEYCSAVGKPWPSANWKFYVAFSLFRAASIYTGVYSRWLMGNASAGERARNTGAQANELVECALGYIARENVLPPHPPSGKRDVSPSYESLVDASGRSVPNRKVLELRQRLIKFMETHIYPMEKEFSKLAQSDKRWTVHPEEERLKEEAKRQGLWNLFIPVDSAARARRELAAIENKQSFDQLFGEGLTNLEYGYLCEIMGRSVWAPQVFNCGAPDTGNMEVILRYGNREQISEWLIPLLEGKIRSGFAMTEPQVASSDATNIECSITRQGDSYVINGTKWWTSGAMDPRCRVLILMGKTDFNAPKHKQQSMILVDMRTPGIHVKRPLTVFGFDDAPHGHAEISFENVVVPAKNILLGEGRGFEIAQGRLGPGRLHHCMRLIGAAERGMELMAQRALSRKTFGMFIAQHGSFVSDLAKLRVELEGTRLLVLEAADHLDKFGNKKARGILAMAKVAAPNMALKVLDTAIQVHGAAGVCSDTVLAHLWATARTLRIADGPDEVHLGTIGKLELQRASKL, from the exons ATGGGGAGTAGCACCGGTGATCTGGTGACACGTGTCCAATCAGCTCATCTGTTCGATCACGATGCCTTGTTCCGTTACGCCGCCGACAACGTCTCCGGTTTTCCGACCAACCCATCTCAGTTCACCATCTCACAG TTCGGACACGGGCAATCGAATCCGACGTTTCTGATCGCTGTCGGCTCGGGGAGCTCCACGAAACGCTACGTTCTGAGGAAGAAGCCTCCTGGGAAGCTCTTGCAATCTGCTCACGCTGTTGATAGAGAGTTTCAG GTGCTTAAGGCTCTTGGTGAGCATACACAGGTCCCTGTTCCTAAAGTCTTTTGCTTGTGCACTGACCCCACTGTGATTGGGACTGCTTTTTACATCATGGAGTTTATGGAAGGAAGAATCTTCATTGATCCCAAGTTGCCT AATGTAGCACCGGGGAGAAGGAGTGCTATCTATCGTGCAACCGCCAAAGCCTTAGCTTCTCTTCATTCTGCTGATGTGGATGCGATTGGTCTTGCCAAATATGGCCGGCGAGCCAACTACTGCCAAAGACAG ATAGATAGATGGTTCAAACAGTATTTGGCTTCGACAAGCGAAGGCAAACCCGAAAGGAATCCAAAGATGTTTGAGCTTGTGGATTGGTTACGCAAAAGCATACCCACGGAAGATTCAACAGGGGCCACATCAGGACTTGTACACGGAGACTTCCGCATTGACAATCTAGTGTTTCATCCTTCTGAG GATCGAGTTATTGGAATACTTGACTGGGAACTGTCCACGCTTGGGAACCAAATGTGTGATGTTGCATACAGCTGTATG CATTACATTGTGAATGTTCAGCTTGATAAGGAGCATGTGGGTGATGGTCTTGAGACTACCGGACTTCCAGAAGGATTACTTTCGATGCCAGAGTTTCTCTTAGAATACTGTTCTGCAGTGGGGAAACCATGGCCTTCTGCAAACTGGAAGTTCTACGTAGCCTTCTCTTTGTTTCGAGCTGCTTCAATCTACACGGGCGTGTACAGCAGATGGTTAATG GGGAATGCTTCTGCAGGTGAACGTGCCCGGAACACAGGGGCTCAAGCCAATGAGCTTGTGGAGTGTGCCTTGGGTTATATCGCACGGGAGAATGTTCTTCCTCCGCACCCTCCATCTGGTAAAAGAGATGTGAGCCCATCGTATGAAAGCCTTGTGGATGCAAGCGGGAGATCCGTTCCCAACAGAAAAGTGTTGGAGTTAAGACAGAGGTTGATCAAGTTTATGGAAACTCACATCTACCCGATGGAGAAAGAGTTCTCCAAACTTGCTCAGTCAGATAAGCGTTGGACCGTTCACCCCGAGGAGGAAAGGTTAAAGGAGGAGGCGAAGAGACAAGGCCTATGGAACTTATTCATTCCT GTGGATAGTGCTGCTAGAGCTAGAAGAGAACTAGCAGCTATTGAGAATAAACAATCTTTTGATCAATTGTTTGGAGAGGGTCTCACGAACCTGGAGTATGGTTACCTTTGTGAGATCATGGGTCGTTCAGTTTGGGCTCCTCAGGTTTTCAACTGTGGTGCACCTGATACTGGAAACATGgag GTGATACTTCGGTATGGAAACAGAGAACAGATTTCTGAATGGCTTATTCCGCTGCTTGAAGGAAAGATTCGTTCCGGATTTGCTATGACTGAGCCACAAGTTGCATCTTCTGATGCAACCAATATTGAGTGCTCCATTACAAG ACAAGGTGATTCATATGTGATCAATGGAACAAAATGGTGGACAAGTGGAGCAATGGATCCCAGGTGCAGAGTGCTTATACTCATG GGAAAAACTGATTTCAACGCTCCAAAACATAAGCAACAGTCTATGATACTAGTGGACATGCGGACTCCAGGTATACACGTGAAGAGACCTCTCACGGTGTTTGGTTTCGACGACGCGCCTCATGGACACGCTGAGATTTCTTTTGAGAATGTGGTTGTCCCGGCGAAGAATATTCTCCTAGGAGAAGGCCGAGGCTTCGAGATTGCTcag GGAAGGTTAGGCCCTGGAAGATTGCACCATTGCATGAGATTAATAGGTGCAGCAGAGCGTGGGATGGAGCTAATGGCTCAAAGAGCTCTTAGTAGGAAGACTTTTGGTATGTTCATAGCGCAGCACGGTTCTTTTGTCTCTGATCTtgcaaag TTGCGAGTAGAGCTGGAAGGAACCAGATTGTTAGTTCTAGAAGCTGCTGATCATCTCGATAAGTTTGGAAACAAAAAAGCTCGAGGGATTCTCGCGATGGCcaag GTTGCAGCTCCAAACATGGCGTTGAAGGTACTAGACACGGCTATTCAAGTTCATGGAGCAGCTGGTGTGTGCTCGGATACAGTTTTGGCGCATCTCTGGGCCACGGCTAGAACGCTCAGGATTGCTGATGGACCTGACGAGGTTCATCTTGGGACCATTGGCAAGTTAGAGTTACAGAGAGCTTCAAAGCTTTAA
- the LOC108860940 gene encoding probable pectinesterase/pectinesterase inhibitor 23 — translation MTVDGDKKKKCLIAGSVSGLLVIMVVSVAVVTSKHTPNENQIRTTTKAVRAVCAPTDFKEACVKSLMDASPNSTEPLELIKLSFNATIKSINDNLKKASEDVKPEADKDPGAKGAFQLCERLMIDAIDDLKKCVDREFSVTQVELYVEDLRVWLSGSIAFQQTCMDTFDETKSNLMRDMLNIFKTSRELSSNSLAMTTDLPKILPNSNITGLTGALAKYARKLLYTEDAIPTWVGPHARRLMAGEPKGGGPPPVRANVAVAQDGSGHFKTIADALKVVPRNNRMPFIIHIKEGIYKERVKVTKKMAYVTFVGDGPNKTKITGSLNFGIGKVKTFLTSTLTIEGEHFTAKNIGIENTAGPEGGQAVALRVSADYAVFYSCQIDGYQDTLYVHSQRQFYRDCTVSGTVDFIFGDAKCILQNCKIVVRKPKGGQSCMVTAQGRSDVRESTGLVLHHCHIMGEPAYIPVKSENKAYLGRPWKEFSRTIIMETMIDDVIDPAGWLPWNGDFALKTLYYAEHLNAGPGSNQTLRVNWPGVKILSPEEALLYTGGRFLVGDSWIPQTQVPYTANM, via the exons ATGACAGTTGATGGtgacaagaaaaagaaatgcCTCATCGCCGGTAGTGTCTCAGGTTTGCTAGTCATCATGGTTGTCTCTGTAGCTGTCGTAACATCTAAACACACTCCCAATGAAAACCAGATTCGGACAACCACCAAAGCGGTTAGAGCAGTTTGTGCACCTACTGACTTCAAAGAAGCCTGCGTCAAAAGCCTAATGGACGCCTCTCCCAATTCAACCGAGCCTCTCGAACTCATCAAGCTCAGCTTCAATGCCACTATCAAATCCATCAACGACAACCTCAAGAAAGCCTCTGAAGATGTTAAACCCGAGGCTGACAAAGACCCAGGAGCGAAAGGCGCTTTCCAGCTCTGTGAGAGGCTAATGATTGACGCTATTGATGATCTGAAAAAATGTGTTGATCGTGAGTTCTCAGTTACTCAGGTTGAACTCTATGTTGAGGATCTTAGGGTTTGGCTAAGTGGCTCTATCGCATTCCAGCAGACCTGTATGGATACCTTCGATGAGACTAAGTCTAATCTTATGCGTGACATGCttaacatcttcaaaacatcaAGAGAGCTTAGCAGCAATAGCCTCGCCATGACTACTGACCTTCCCAAAATTCTCCCAAATTCCAACATCACAG GACTAACCGGAGCTCTTGCAAAGTACGCGAGAAAGCTTTTGTATACAGAAGATGCTATTCCAACATGGGTTGGACCACATGCACGGAGGCTCATGGCAGGAGAACCAAAAGGAGGAGGGCCACCACCAGTGAGGGCTAATGTTGCGGTGGCTCAAGACGGAAGTGGCCATTTCAAGACCATCGCCGATGCTCTTAAAGTTGTTCCTAGAAACAACAGAATGCCATTCATCATCCACATCAAAGAAGGTATATACAAGGAGAGAGTCAAGGTCACAAAGAAAATGGCCTACGTCACTTTCGTCGGTGATGGACCAAACAAGACCAAAATCACCGGCAGCCTCAATTTTGGTATTGGAAAAGTTAAGACGTTCCTCACATCCACCCTGA CAATAGAAGGGGAGCACTTCACAGCAAAGAACATCGGGATCGAGAACACGGCAGGACCAGAAGGAGGACAGGCGGTGGCCTTGAGAGTCTCGGCGGATTACGCCGTGTTCTACAGCTGTCAAATCGACGGTTACCAAGACACCTTATACGTCCACTCTCAACGGCAATTCTACCGTGACTGCACAGTCTCCGGGACAGTGGATTTCATCTTCGGCGACGCGAAGTGCATCCTCCAGAACTGCAAGATCGTCGTCCGAAAACCTAAAGGAGGTCAGTCGTGTATGGTCACTGCTCAGGGACGGAGCGACGTCCGTGAATCGACGGGACTAGTGCTACATCACTGTCATATAATGGGAGAGCCGGCGTACATTCCGGTTAAGTCTGAGAACAAGGCGTATCTAGGAAGACCGTGGAAAGAGTTCTCGAGGACGATCATCATGGAGACGATGATCGATGACGTGATCGATCCCGCTGGGTGGCTTCCTTGGAATGGTGACTTCGCGCTCAAGACGTTGTACTACGCTGAGCATTTGAATGCTGGGCCTGGATCGAATCAGACCCTTAGAGTTAACTGGCCCGGTGTTAAGATATTAAGCCCCGAAGAGGCTTTGTTGTATACTGGGGGTAGGTTTTTAGTAGGTGATTCGTGGATCCCACAAACGCAAGTTCCGTACACCGCGAACATGTAG
- the LOC108856939 gene encoding glyoxysomal fatty acid beta-oxidation multifunctional protein MFP-a — MASRTKGKTTMEVGGDGVAVITLINPPVNSLSFDVLENLKSNYEEALRRNDVKAIVITGAKGRFSGGFDISGFGEIQKGTRKAPKPGYISIDIITDLIEAARKPSVAAIDGLALGGGLELAMACHARISAPGAQLGLPELQLGVIPGFGGTQRLPRLVGLTKALEMILTSKPVKAEQGHSLGLVDAVVPPAELLNAARRWALDIAERRKPWVCSVLKTDKLPPLGEAREILKFAKDQTRKQAPNLKHPLMCLEAVEVGIVSGSRAGLEKEALISSQVVKLDTTKSLIHVFFSQRGTTKVPGVTDRGLVPRKIKKVAIIGGGLMGSGIATALILSNYPVILKEVNEKFLEAGIGRVKANLQSSVKKGRMSQEKFEQTMSLLKGSLDYESFRDVDMVIEAVIENISLKQQIFADLEKYCPQHCILASNTSTIDLNKIGERTKSQDRVIGAHFFSPAHVMPLLEIVRTNHTSAQVIVDLLDVGKKIKKTPVVVGNCTGFAVNRMFFPYTQAAMFLVERGTDPYLIDKAVSKFGMPMGPFRLCDLVGFGVAIATATQFIENFPERTNKSMIIPLMQEDKRAGEATRKGFYLYDEKRKAKPDPEIKKYIEKARSVSGVNLDPKLAKLTEKEIIEMTFFPVVNEACRVFAEGIAVKAADLDIAGIFGMGFPPYRGGIMFWADSIGSKYIYSKLDEWSKAYGGFFKPCDFLAERGSKGAPLSAPLEQARSRL, encoded by the exons ATGGCTTCACGAACGAAGGGAAAAACTACGATGGAAGTCGGAGGCGATGGCGTTGCCGTCATAACGCTCATCAACCCTCCCGTCAATTCGTTATCATTCGATG TGCTAGAGAACCTTAAAAGTAATTACGAGGAGGCTTTGAGAAGGAATGATGTTAAAGCTATTGTTATTACGG GTGCCAAGGGGAGGTTCTCTGGTGGATTTGATATATCTGGTTTTGGTGAAATTCAGAAAGGGACAA GGAAAGCGCCAAAGCCTGGATACATATCAATTGACATCATCACCGATTTGATTGAAG CTGCAAGGAAACCGTCTGTCGCTGCCATTGATGGGCTTGCCTTGGGAGGAGGGTTAGAGCTCGCCATG GCTTGCCATGCAAGAATATCAGCCCCTGGTGCACAGTTAGGTCTGCCTGAGCTGCAACTCGGTGTTATTCCTGGGTTTGGAG GAACACAGCGTCTTCCACGTCTTGTTGGTCTCACAAAAGCCCTTGAGATGATTTTG ACATCTAAGCCGGTTAAAGCTGAGCAAGGTCATTCATTGGGTCTTGTTGATGCTGTCGTGCCACCTGCCGAGTTACTTAACGCTGCTCGTCGCTGGGCTCTTGACATAGCCGAGAGAAGAAAGCCATGGGTGTGTAGTGTTTTAAAGACTGATAAGTTACCTCCTCTTGGAGAGGCAAGGGAGATACTGAAGTTTGCCAAGGATCAGACACGCAAGCAAGCCCCCAACCTGAAACACCCCTTAATGTGCCTTGAGGCTGTTGAAGTGGGTATTGTTTCTGGTTCAAGGGCTGGTTTAGAAAAG GAGGCTCTAATCTCCTCACAAGTGGTCAAGCTGGATACCACCAAAAGCTTGATCCATGTCTTCTTTTCTCAGCGAGGAACTACAAAG GTTCCTGGAGTTACTGATCGTGGGTTGGTGCCAAGGAAGATTAAAAAGGTAGCCATAATTGGAGGCGGGTTAATGGGATCTGGAATAGCCACTGCATTGATCCTCAGTAACTATCCAGTGATTCTCAAGGAGGTAAATGAGAAGTTCTTGGAGGCTGGAATTGGCAGGGTCAAAG CTAATCTCCAGAGCAGTGTAAAGAAAGGAAGGATGTCTCAGGAGAAGTTTGAGCAAACCATGTCACTCCTTAAAGGTTCTCTTGACTATGAAAGCTTTAGGGATGTGGACATGGTCATCGAG GCTGTCATTGAGAATATATCTTTGAAACAGCAAATTTTTGCTGATCTAGAGAAGTACTGTCCTCAGCATTGTATCCTTGCTAGCAACACATCTACCATTGATCTGAACAAAATCGGGGAGCGGACCAAGTCCCAGGATCGGGTTATTGGAGCACATTTTTTCAG TCCAGCACATGTTATGCCACTACTTGAAATAGTTCGAACCAATCATACATCTGCACAAGTGATTGTTGACCTGTTAGATGTTGGGAAGAAGATTAAGAAAACGCCAGTAGTGGTGGGAAACTGCACAGGGTTCGCAGTTAATAGGATGTTCTTCCCATACACACAGGCAGCTATGTTCCTTGTTGAACGGGGAACAGATCCATATCTAATCGACAAGGCAGTCAGCAAGTTTGGAATGCCAATGGGTCCCTTCAG ATTGTGCGACCTGGTTGGGTTCGGTGTGGCGATAGCAACCGCTACGCAATTCATAGAGAACTTCCCAGAACGGACAAACAAATCAATGATTATCCCACTCATGCAAGAGGACAAGAGAGCTG GTGAAGCCACTCGTAAAGGTTTCTATCTTTATGATGAAAAGCGCAAGGCTAAACCTGATCCtgaaataaagaaatatatcgAAAAGGCAAGAAGCGTATCAGGAGTGAACCTTGACCCTAAG CTGGCGAAACTTACGGAAAAGGAAATTATTGAAATGACGTTTTTCCCAGTAGTGAACGAGGCGTGTAGAGTATTTGCTGAAGGAATTGCTGTCAAAGCAGCAGATCTTGACATCGCTGGCATATTTGGAATGGGGTTTCCACCTTACAG AGGAGGGATCATGTTCTGGGCTGATTCCATCGGATCGAAATACATTTACTCAAAGCTAGATGAGTGGTCGAAGGCTTATGGTGGTTTCTTCAAGCCTTGTGATTTCTTGGCTGAAAGGGGATCTAAAGGAGCTCCTCTT AGCGCTCCCTTGGAACAAGCCAGATCGCGGTTGTAA